One Streptobacillus felis genomic region harbors:
- a CDS encoding transketolase: MKTTKEFTKEIRLNVLKMLNNLGFGHYGGSLSVVETLAVLYNDIMKYDSKNPNWEERDYFVLSKGHAGPALYSALALKGFFPVEELLTLNVNGTKLPSHPDRLKTKGVDVTTGSLGQGISIATGIAKALKIQKKENRVFTIIGDGEAQEGQVWEAMQFIAHNNLNNLVVFIDYNKQQLDGYLEDICRPYSFEEKAKSFGLDALTVKGDDIEGIKNAIHSLKDKPLVIVLDSIKGQGVKFIETLKGNHHIRPNEEVKKELEKAILDLESEVK; this comes from the coding sequence ATGAAAACTACAAAGGAATTTACAAAAGAAATTAGATTAAATGTTTTAAAGATGTTAAATAATTTAGGATTTGGTCATTATGGAGGTTCTTTATCAGTAGTAGAGACTCTAGCAGTACTATATAATGATATAATGAAATATGATTCTAAAAATCCTAACTGGGAAGAAAGAGATTACTTTGTTCTTTCAAAGGGACATGCAGGTCCAGCTCTTTATTCAGCCTTAGCTTTAAAAGGATTTTTCCCAGTAGAAGAATTACTTACATTAAATGTTAATGGAACAAAATTACCTTCACATCCAGATAGATTAAAAACTAAGGGTGTAGATGTAACAACTGGGTCATTAGGACAAGGTATTTCTATAGCTACTGGTATTGCTAAAGCTTTAAAAATACAAAAAAAAGAAAATAGAGTATTTACAATAATTGGTGATGGAGAAGCACAAGAAGGACAGGTATGGGAGGCTATGCAGTTTATAGCTCACAATAATTTAAATAATTTAGTTGTATTTATAGACTATAATAAACAACAATTAGATGGTTATTTAGAAGATATTTGTAGACCATATTCATTTGAAGAAAAAGCAAAATCATTTGGTTTAGATGCCCTAACTGTAAAAGGTGATGACATAGAAGGAATAAAAAATGCTATTCATTCTTTAAAAGATAAACCTTTAGTAATAGTTCTTGATTCAATTAAAGGTCAAGGAGTTAAATTTATAGAAACACTAAAAGGAAATCATCACATAAGACCTAATGAAGAAGTTAAAAAAGAATTAGAAAAGGCAATACTTGATTTAGAGAGTGAGGTGAAATAA
- a CDS encoding PTS sugar transporter subunit IIB has translation MKIMAVCGSGLGSSFMLEMNVKKVLNKIGVEAEVEHSDLASVTINSADLFVMGRDIAESSSIPADKVIVLDSIISMPELEQKLTEKLK, from the coding sequence ATGAAAATTATGGCGGTTTGTGGATCAGGACTTGGGTCTAGTTTCATGTTAGAAATGAATGTAAAAAAAGTACTAAACAAAATAGGGGTGGAAGCAGAAGTAGAACATTCTGACTTAGCTTCTGTAACTATAAACAGTGCGGATTTATTTGTTATGGGTAGAGATATAGCTGAAAGCTCATCTATACCAGCAGATAAGGTAATAGTGTTAGATAGTATAATATCTATGCCAGAACTTGAACAAAAATTAACAGAGAAATTAAAATAA
- a CDS encoding PTS sugar transporter subunit IIA, with translation MLFNKSNVVIRDRVENWEEAIRVAAESLVESNNIKSEYIDKMIESVNKLGFYIVLTDDIAMPHARPEDGVIETGVSFLKVNEAVEFGDTKLHLIFVLAAKDKDSHIDTIGDLLEIFKDDDKIENLKKANKLEDLIEVIKGGK, from the coding sequence ATGTTATTTAATAAGAGTAATGTAGTGATAAGAGATAGAGTAGAAAATTGGGAAGAAGCTATAAGGGTTGCAGCAGAGTCTTTAGTAGAAAGTAATAATATTAAAAGTGAATATATTGATAAAATGATAGAATCTGTTAATAAGTTAGGATTCTATATAGTACTTACTGATGATATTGCTATGCCACATGCAAGACCTGAAGATGGAGTAATAGAAACAGGAGTCTCATTCTTAAAGGTTAATGAAGCAGTAGAATTTGGAGATACTAAATTACATTTAATATTTGTATTAGCAGCTAAAGATAAAGATTCTCATATAGATACTATAGGTGATTTACTTGAAATTTTCAAAGATGATGATAAAATTGAAAATCTAAAAAAAGCTAATAAATTAGAAGATTTAATAGAAGTAATTAAAGGAGGTAAATAA
- a CDS encoding PTS ascorbate transporter subunit IIC, which yields MQAVLNFIVDILKTPAILVGVIALVGLLLQKKPATDVVKGTIKTILGFLVLGAGAGYLIDQLGPMTSMFEKAFAIQGVIPNNEAIISVALKDFGTTTALIMALGMVANICIARFTRLKYIFLTGHHTLYMAAMIAIMLHIAGFSGTLLVVVGAVLLGLTMAIFPALAQPFMKGITGDDSVAFGHFSTLGYILSGYIGKLVGKGSKSTEEMQLPKNLSFLRDSSISISVTMMVIYVILAICAGKDYVTTELSGGDNYIIYALIKGIGFAGGVYIILQGVRLILNEIVPAFTGISEKLVPNAKPALDCPIVFPYAPNAVLIGFIFSFLGGLVGLFILGMFNAVLILPGVVPHFFCGATAGVFGNSTGGRRGAMIGAFANGLLLTFLPAALYPLLGSLGYVGTTFSDADFATLGIILGNAAKLLNPTVITGLVFAVVAGLVAHNFVSKEK from the coding sequence ATGCAAGCAGTATTAAATTTTATTGTTGACATTTTAAAAACACCTGCAATATTAGTTGGTGTAATTGCGTTAGTGGGGTTATTATTACAAAAAAAACCTGCAACAGATGTTGTTAAAGGTACAATTAAAACAATTTTAGGATTCTTAGTTTTAGGAGCAGGAGCTGGATATTTAATAGACCAATTAGGGCCTATGACTAGTATGTTCGAAAAAGCATTTGCTATTCAAGGTGTAATACCAAATAACGAAGCAATTATTTCAGTTGCCTTAAAAGACTTTGGTACTACAACAGCATTAATTATGGCTTTAGGAATGGTAGCAAATATTTGTATAGCTCGTTTCACTAGATTAAAATATATATTCTTAACAGGTCACCATACTTTATATATGGCAGCTATGATAGCAATAATGTTACATATAGCTGGATTTAGTGGGACTTTATTAGTAGTAGTTGGTGCAGTATTATTAGGTTTAACTATGGCTATATTCCCAGCATTAGCACAACCTTTCATGAAAGGAATTACAGGAGATGATTCAGTAGCATTTGGACATTTCTCAACTTTAGGATATATACTTTCAGGATATATAGGTAAATTAGTAGGTAAAGGTTCTAAATCTACAGAAGAAATGCAATTACCTAAAAATTTATCATTCTTAAGAGATTCTTCTATATCTATCTCAGTAACTATGATGGTAATTTATGTAATCTTAGCAATATGTGCTGGTAAAGATTATGTAACAACAGAACTTTCAGGTGGAGATAACTATATAATATATGCTTTAATTAAAGGTATAGGATTTGCAGGAGGAGTTTACATTATTTTACAAGGTGTTAGATTAATCTTAAACGAAATAGTACCAGCATTTACAGGAATTTCAGAAAAATTAGTTCCTAATGCTAAACCAGCTTTAGATTGTCCTATAGTATTCCCTTATGCACCTAATGCAGTATTAATAGGATTCATATTCTCATTCTTGGGTGGATTAGTAGGATTATTCATTTTAGGTATGTTTAATGCAGTGTTAATTTTACCAGGTGTAGTGCCTCACTTCTTCTGTGGAGCAACAGCAGGAGTATTTGGTAACTCTACTGGTGGTAGAAGAGGAGCTATGATAGGAGCATTTGCAAATGGATTATTATTAACATTCTTACCAGCAGCTCTATATCCATTATTAGGAAGTTTAGGATATGTAGGAACTACATTCTCTGATGCTGACTTTGCTACTTTAGGAATAATTTTAGGTAATGCAGCTAAATTATTAAATCCTACAGTAATTACAGGTTTAGTGTTTGCAGTTGTTGCAGGGCTAGTTGCTCACAACTTCGTAAGTAAAGAAAAATAA
- a CDS encoding transketolase family protein, with amino-acid sequence MTHIYKGEEVKEALELRKVCTDKLHEFLEKDKDVVVLDADLMGSLGTGSLQKEYTDRIVNCGIMEAQEISCAAGMRRAGLKPFVHTFTAFASRRCLDQIFISSLYQDNPITVIASDAGIQAVHNGGTHMSFEDMGLIRGLAGTTVIEPTDSTVLKAVLDEVYENNDKFYWIRLTRKNVFKVYEEGAEIKIGKANIINEGKDVTIIANGMMVHNARVAAKKLELEGINATILDMFTLKPIDKAAIIKYCKDAKLVVTAENHSITNGLGSAVAEILSENCPNKLVRVGVKERYGQVGTLEFLQKEYELTADDIYKAVKENM; translated from the coding sequence ATGACACATATTTATAAAGGTGAGGAAGTTAAAGAAGCTTTAGAATTAAGAAAAGTATGTACTGATAAATTACATGAATTTTTAGAAAAAGATAAGGATGTAGTAGTTTTAGATGCAGACTTAATGGGTTCATTAGGAACAGGTTCCCTTCAAAAAGAATATACTGATAGAATAGTAAATTGTGGAATTATGGAAGCTCAAGAAATTTCATGTGCTGCAGGTATGAGAAGAGCAGGGTTAAAACCTTTTGTACATACTTTTACAGCATTTGCAAGTAGAAGATGTTTAGATCAAATATTTATTTCTTCTCTATATCAAGATAATCCTATTACTGTAATAGCTTCAGATGCAGGTATACAGGCAGTTCATAATGGTGGAACTCATATGTCATTTGAAGATATGGGATTAATTAGAGGTCTTGCTGGAACAACGGTTATAGAACCTACAGATTCTACTGTATTAAAAGCTGTTCTTGATGAAGTATATGAAAATAATGATAAATTTTATTGGATAAGACTTACAAGAAAAAATGTATTTAAAGTATATGAAGAAGGTGCAGAAATAAAGATTGGTAAGGCAAATATAATAAATGAAGGTAAGGATGTAACTATAATTGCAAATGGTATGATGGTACATAATGCTAGAGTTGCAGCTAAAAAACTTGAACTTGAAGGTATAAATGCAACTATACTTGACATGTTTACATTAAAACCTATAGATAAAGCAGCTATTATTAAATATTGTAAAGATGCTAAACTAGTAGTTACAGCAGAAAATCATAGCATTACTAATGGACTTGGATCAGCTGTAGCTGAAATACTTTCTGAAAATTGTCCAAATAAACTAGTTAGAGTTGGAGTAAAAGAAAGATACGGACAAGTAGGTACTTTAGAATTTTTACAAAAAGAATACGAATTAACAGCTGATGATATATACAAAGCTGTTAAAGAAAATATGTAA